The Nostoc sp. 'Peltigera membranacea cyanobiont' N6 genome contains the following window.
AGGGGTTTTATACTATCTCCGGTGTTTGTATTAATTTGCTGCACCAATGATTTGGTATTAATGGGGTCTATTCCAGATGATGAGTCTGTATCAAACTCATAATTACTGGGTTCTTCGAGCATCAGGCGATCGCACGGAATCTTATCTGATAAAATTGCACTTGCCATCATCCCTGTATGAATCTCCAATTGACCTTTTCGTGGAGCTTCAAAAACTAAACGTTGTCCAGGGAAAACAACCCTTTCAAAGTACCAGTTGGGAATGTTGCAGATGCGAGCTACCTGTATTTTGCTCGTGGCATTAATGTAGCAGCAGAGAATTTTTCCTGATTGTTCAGGTGGTAGAGGATCTAATATTTGAGCCATAACTGCTGAGGAGCTTTACGCCACAATTTTA
Protein-coding sequences here:
- a CDS encoding DUF1830 domain-containing protein; its protein translation is MAQILDPLPPEQSGKILCCYINATSKIQVARICNIPNWYFERVVFPGQRLVFEAPRKGQLEIHTGMMASAILSDKIPCDRLMLEEPSNYEFDTDSSSGIDPINTKSLVQQINTNTGDSIKPLQVAL